A genomic segment from Drosophila willistoni isolate 14030-0811.24 chromosome 2L unlocalized genomic scaffold, UCI_dwil_1.1 Seg168, whole genome shotgun sequence encodes:
- the LOC6640712 gene encoding protein crossbronx-like: MWRTLRNAQKMALINQGYRVLGEYKLLEQAELKNIYALPSYASGLHWFGVIFIHSGIYAGSMFRFSILLPDHFPEDVSLPTVIFQTEVFHPHICPVTKSLDLTPCFREWKKDQHHIWHILKYIQTIFSDPEGSVSVTETPSGDTVTLNEVHNREALNLLSKNRMEYIKRVEESIVFSRKHMYDKPPTDDAHYIVFEPYSADRHGKAMEQLKPSNWHNTVDTMATSLPAKCVARIDSARQLHEEEAKQEVPVNRKNLKEKKLTVTANSRRLQNY; this comes from the coding sequence ATGTGGCGAACACTAAGAAATGCCCAGAAAATGGCACTGATCAACCAAGGTTATAGGGTTCTGGGTGAATATAAATTACTTGAACAAGCGGAACTTAAAAATATCTATGCCCTACCAAGCTATGCCAGTGGACTGCATTGGTTTGGAGTTATCTTTATACATAGCGGCATCTATGCTGGAAGTATGTTTCGCTTTTCCATTTTACTTCCCGATCATTTTCCCGAGGACGTTAGCTTGCCAACGGTTATCTTTCAAACGGAGGTTTTCCATCCTCACATTTGTCCGGTAACCAAATCATTGGATCTAACGCCCTGTTTTAGGGAATGGAAAAAGGATCAGCATCACATTTGGCATATTTTAAAGTATATTCAGACCATTTTCTCCGACCCTGAGGGTAGCGTTTCTGTGACAGAAACACCTAGTGGCGATACGGTCACACTGAACGAAGTCCATAATAGGGAAGCATTGAATTTACTATCGAAAAACCGTATGGAGTACATCAAGCGTGTGGAAGAGAGCATAGTGTTTAGCAGAAAGCATATGTACGACAAGCCACCAACCGATGATGCTCATTATATTGTCTTTGAGCCATACTCTGCCGATCGTCACGGGAAGGCTATGGAGCAGCTTAAGCCATCCAATTGGCACAATACGGTGGACACAATGGCCACTTCATTACCAGCTAAATGTGTGGCTCGCATTGATTCGGCCAGACAGTTGCATGAGGAGGAAGCCAAACAAGAAGTCCCGGTAAACCGGAAAAatcttaaagaaaagaaactcacAGTCACCGCCAATAGTCGACGTTTACAGAACTACTAG